In a genomic window of Polypterus senegalus isolate Bchr_013 chromosome 13, ASM1683550v1, whole genome shotgun sequence:
- the LOC120542665 gene encoding PWWP domain-containing DNA repair factor 3A-like isoform X3 — protein sequence MGRLTEEQVAQVFAAAEISRAYRRTQHEKLLEFIIKDHGADDHLLAVVSRKVLSKWLNYENPKGHRVMTSIEDEELIDGLYNFLDEVLSRAVGPFERIDRVHIILDVLMPEALIKVIQTVERISLPEAENLFMDGPAYSECEREEFDILVVQQLEAQGKHH from the exons ATGGGGCGGCTGACTGAAGAACAAGTGGCTCAGGTTTTTGCAGCTGCAGAGATCAGCAGGGCCTACAGGAGGACTCAACATGAGAAGTTGTTGGAGTTCATAATAAAGGACCATGGAGCAGATGATCACTTACTG GCTGTTGTATCTCGTAAGGTATTGTCCAAATGGTTAAATTATGAAAATCCTAAAGGTCACCGGGTAATGACTTCTATAGAAGATGAGGAGCTGATAGATGGCCTCTACAACTTCTTGGATGAAGTGCTGTCAAGAGCTGTAGGCCCTTTTGAGAGGATTGACAGAGTTCACATCATTCTGGATGTGCTGATGCCAGAA GCTCTTATTAAAGTTATACAGACAGTTGAGAGGATTTCTCTGCCAGAGGCAGAAAATCTGTTCATGGATGGACCAGCATACAGTGAGTG tgagAGGGAAGAGTTTGACATACTTGTTGTACAACAGTTGGAAGCACAAGGAAAGCACCACTGA
- the LOC120542665 gene encoding uncharacterized protein LOC120542665 isoform X2 codes for MYSEKLLRSHPTGVFVVIHTVILTVSTVFQCVHFSEKTQLVRPKPGSLHKTDTSCDSLMYLFVCVHSVGEQVGCVVAMGRLTEEQVAQVFAAAEISRAYRRTQHEKLLEFIIKDHGADDHLLAVVSRKALIKVIQTVERISLPEAENLFMDGPAYSECEREEFDILVVQQLEAQGKHH; via the exons ATGTATTCAGAAAAGCTATTGAGGTCACATCCAACAGGAGTTTTTGTAGTGATCCACACAGTAATCCTCACAGTTTCAACTGTCTTCCAATGTGTCCACTTTTCCGAGAAAACACAACTGGTCAGACCAAAACCAGGCAGCTTGCATAAGACAGATACTTCATGTGACAGtctgatgtatttatttgtgtgtgtccacAGTGTTGGAGAGCAGGTTGGCTGTGTGGTTGCAATGGGGCGGCTGACTGAAGAACAAGTGGCTCAGGTTTTTGCAGCTGCAGAGATCAGCAGGGCCTACAGGAGGACTCAACATGAGAAGTTGTTGGAGTTCATAATAAAGGACCATGGAGCAGATGATCACTTACTG GCTGTTGTATCTCGTAAG GCTCTTATTAAAGTTATACAGACAGTTGAGAGGATTTCTCTGCCAGAGGCAGAAAATCTGTTCATGGATGGACCAGCATACAGTGAGTG tgagAGGGAAGAGTTTGACATACTTGTTGTACAACAGTTGGAAGCACAAGGAAAGCACCACTGA
- the LOC120542665 gene encoding PWWP domain-containing DNA repair factor 3A-like isoform X1 produces MYSEKLLRSHPTGVFVVIHTVILTVSTVFQCVHFSEKTQLVRPKPGSLHKTDTSCDSLMYLFVCVHSVGEQVGCVVAMGRLTEEQVAQVFAAAEISRAYRRTQHEKLLEFIIKDHGADDHLLAVVSRKVLSKWLNYENPKGHRVMTSIEDEELIDGLYNFLDEVLSRAVGPFERIDRVHIILDVLMPEALIKVIQTVERISLPEAENLFMDGPAYSECEREEFDILVVQQLEAQGKHH; encoded by the exons ATGTATTCAGAAAAGCTATTGAGGTCACATCCAACAGGAGTTTTTGTAGTGATCCACACAGTAATCCTCACAGTTTCAACTGTCTTCCAATGTGTCCACTTTTCCGAGAAAACACAACTGGTCAGACCAAAACCAGGCAGCTTGCATAAGACAGATACTTCATGTGACAGtctgatgtatttatttgtgtgtgtccacAGTGTTGGAGAGCAGGTTGGCTGTGTGGTTGCAATGGGGCGGCTGACTGAAGAACAAGTGGCTCAGGTTTTTGCAGCTGCAGAGATCAGCAGGGCCTACAGGAGGACTCAACATGAGAAGTTGTTGGAGTTCATAATAAAGGACCATGGAGCAGATGATCACTTACTG GCTGTTGTATCTCGTAAGGTATTGTCCAAATGGTTAAATTATGAAAATCCTAAAGGTCACCGGGTAATGACTTCTATAGAAGATGAGGAGCTGATAGATGGCCTCTACAACTTCTTGGATGAAGTGCTGTCAAGAGCTGTAGGCCCTTTTGAGAGGATTGACAGAGTTCACATCATTCTGGATGTGCTGATGCCAGAA GCTCTTATTAAAGTTATACAGACAGTTGAGAGGATTTCTCTGCCAGAGGCAGAAAATCTGTTCATGGATGGACCAGCATACAGTGAGTG tgagAGGGAAGAGTTTGACATACTTGTTGTACAACAGTTGGAAGCACAAGGAAAGCACCACTGA